From Bicyclus anynana chromosome 11, ilBicAnyn1.1, whole genome shotgun sequence:
atcagcaggtagaacatattatgatgttatttttcactttttagtttagtgggtacgtttttaggttttgaagtcggttgtatttttttaattaaatttttcattattttttcatctttagtgtaaaatttcatctcaaacgaatacatcagacccctaatgacagtcacaacccattttggtacaaaattctcagcaatacaaatttatcaagcccaaCCACAAGGTAACTACCGTAaaccttaacggtttacggtagttACCTTGTTGTttggggttcccttaattgaccttcatcatcagacccctaataacagacacaactcatctaggtagaaaattctcagcaatacgaattaatcaaggccaaacacaaggtagttactgtaaactgttaaggagttcccttaattatccttggtcttcatcaccaaacctctaaatgacagtcacaacctatctatgtggaaagttctcattaatacaaattaataaagcccaaacacaaggtaactgctgtaaatcgccgaggagttcccctCGTCAGTTTTAttgctccatcatcagatcgattttaaaccttcatgaaattgtagtgcttaaaagtactaaatggaaaagtttacgaacacactagacacccatataattttcgaaagttcccctcaatttctccaggattccaccatcagatcttgatatgatggcaatgggaccaaatggggactataccgcttcaaacaaaaaaagaatttttgaaatcggtccaggcgactttgagtaatcggtgtacatacataaaaaaaaaaataccgaccgaattgagaacctcctcctttttgaagtcggttaaaaatgtgaagaatagattatgaaaaaaaatatatagaattgaaTTAAGagtctcctcctttttttgaagtcggttaaaaataattcagttaaattctcatcttggagttgggaagccttcaattccgattattatcattaacatcttataGTGATCCACGATGAATTTCACTTTATCACCCTTAGCTCACCAACCTTTattgtagcagtgtggtgggtctaagctccataaccccttttctataaggtctggctctgtagtgtcgttaaaataggctgataatgatgatgaagcaggttaccttgtgctattttgcaaacatgccagcagcaactgtggctcagcactgactggcacagctagaccttcatcttctattttgctacacctgaaaaattaaacataaagaataaattttatgtattttcaccagttaaaaaacaaataaaaactaaaagaattttattaagtgaaaaatgtgaagaatagattatgaaaaaaatatatatagaattGAATTaagagcctcctcctttttttgaagtcggttaaaaataattcagttaaattctcatcttggagttgggaagccttcaattccgattattatcattagtatcagatagtggttattaattaattgaacattatcaccctaatcccaccaacagcattggaacagtgtggtgggtctcagctccataatcacttttctataaggcctggccctgtaatgccgttaaaataggctgataataacgatgaagcaggttaccttgtgctattttgcaaacatgccagcagcaactgtggctcagcactgactggtacagctagaccttcatcttctattttgctacacctgaaaaattaaacataaagaataaattttatgtattttcaccagttaaaaaacaaataaaaactaaaagaattttattaagtgaaaaatgtgaagaatagattatgaaaaaaatatatatagaattGAATTaagagcctcctcctttttttgaagtcggttaaaaataattcagttaaattctcatcttggagttgggaagccttcaattccgattattatcattagtatcagatagtggttattaattaattgaacattatcaccctaatcccaccaacagcattggaacagtgtggtgggtctcagctccataatcacttttctataaggcctggccctgtaatgccgttaaaataggctgataataacgatgaagcaggttaccttgtgctattttgcaaatatgccagcagcaactgtggctcagcactgactggtacagctagaccttcatcttctattttgctacacctgaaaaattaaacataaagaataaattttatgtattttcaccagtaaaaaaacaaataaaaactaaaagaattttattaagtgaaaaatgtgaagaatagattatgaaaaaaaaacatagacttgaattgagaacctccttctttttttgaagtcggttaaaaaagtgaaaaaaaatcagtgaaattctcatcttggagttgggaaacctttaatcccgattattaagattagcatcagatagtggttattagttaattgaacattatcaccctaagcccaccaacagcattggagcagtgtggtgggtctcagctccatacctcctctactatatggagacaatgatgaatgatggatgtgtaggattaaaataacttctatgaaacataacctattttaacatacctattgccTGATTTCCATCTGTTAATGCTATATTTGCTAAGCAttgtgtgttaatattattttagtctattgtcttcttttaaattatcttcttgaaatttcTTAGTCTGGCTTGCAAGTAATGCTAAATTTGGGCTCATTTTTTGTAAGTTTGTTGGTACTAAACTTCTgcgaacattgtttatttttcaaagcttagattgctttttgagacattgtaaatattttttatattaaaaaccgtcgtcatgcgggtaaaattcatgagaagaagcaggattgctgaaagcattaggtatatattttaattttaatacataataaactcttatttatctctctctctctctctctctctctctctaactgctttattggttcagtgtaactatcatgaaattctgagtttgagtcctgggttggtctatgaaatattgagcatttccttctttcaagaaactcacaataaaaatctatactaatatgtattcaacccattttgaaattaaatgtcttaaatggtgaagcataacattgtgaagaaacctgcataactgagaattttcttaattgtctaggtgtgtgaagtctgtcaatccacattgggccagcatggaggactaaggcctaacccctctcgtcctgagaagtgactcgtgctcagcaatgagccgaaaatgggttgttaatgtgtattatgaagaggtaaagttggtggtgttctagcaggtaaactctggatctactgaaccaattttgaaaattcttttaccactagaaagccacgttatttgtgagtatcataggctatattttatccgcgtattctcaaactgcagaaagttggttaatatttatattaacacattacacacatcactaactagtctcaaagtaagcttagcttgtgttatgggtagtaAAAGCTCAACTGAATGATGAacgttcataaataaattatatatacttaatatactttataatattaatattgctccattgagagctgtgatagcccagtggatatgatctctgcctccgattccggagggtgtgggttcaaatccggtccggggcatgcacctccaacttttcagttgtgtgcattttaagaaattaaatatcacgtgtctcaatcggtgaaggaaaacatcgtgaggaaacctgcataccagagaattatcttaactctcagcgtgtgtgatgtctgccaatccgcattgggccagcgtggtggactactggcctaacccctttcattctgagagcagactcgagctcagcagtgagccgaatatgggttgatgacgtatacTTTATAAACTCCAAGCCCACCAACCGATACTGATGAAGGAAGGATTAAGTAGCATCtacagggtgctcaggagtatttcctataactctagggtagctccaagttctataaggaaaattaatttaaaatgtctaaggaacatccGACCAaagtcaaccgacttcaaaaacatacttactaaactaaaaaacgaaaaataacattatactaagttctatgTATCTAGTtctatgttctaactgatgatcagtttgaaggtggtgctagcccaatgatgtattaattcaagccatgtaagaatatcataaacatttaggtttttcagacagtgttctttcatgtagttctttcagtaacagcttaaattaaaacaacaccggtttagcacagccttcaaactgatcatcaattagaacataatatgatataaacttagtataatattattttcgctttagtttagccagtatgtttta
This genomic window contains:
- the LOC112056853 gene encoding uncharacterized protein LOC112056853, giving the protein MLSKYSINRWKSGNRCSKIEDEGLAVPVSAEPQLLLAYLQNSTRCSKIEDEGLAVPVSAEPQLLLACLQNSTRCSKIEDEGLAVPVSAEPQLLLACLQNSTR